Part of the uncultured Cohaesibacter sp. genome is shown below.
CGAATTCCGCATCCTCCGGCATATGGTCGGCAAAGCCGTTTAGCTCCTTGAACCATTTGGGATGTTCGTGGGCTCGCTGGAAATCAAAGAGGCCGGTATTGAAGATGGCTTTGGTGTCAACGGCGCCAAAGTCCGTTTCGATCAGGCGGGCGTCCGGGTTGAGCCCATGAACGATGCCTCTGGCCGCCTCCCGCTGCTCTGGGGTGGCGTCAGAGATCTTGTTGAGAATGATGATGTCGGCAAATTCGATCTGGTCGACGAGCAGATCGGCCAGTGTGCGCTCATCGTGATCGGACAGATCCGGTCGCAGACTTTCTCGGTCGGCAAGAAAGTCCTTCGAGCCGAAATCCCTGAGCAGATGGATGGTATCAATCACCGTGACCATGGTGTCGAGCCGGGCAACATCGTTGAGGCTGCGACCGGACTCGTCGCGAAACTCGAAAGTGGTGGCCACGGGCAAAGGCTCGGAAACGCCGGTGCTTTCCACCAGCAGATAATCGAAACGGCCCTCTTCGGCCAGTTGCCGCACCTTGATGAGCAGATCGTCGCGCAGGGTGCAACAGATGCAGCCATTGCTCATTTCCACCAGCTTTTCATCCGACTGGCTGAGCGAGGATTCTTCCCGCACCAGATCGGCGTCAATGTTCACTTCGCTCATGTCATTGACGATGACCGCGACCTTGAGGCCGTTGCGATTGTTGAGGACGTGATTGAGGAGGGTCGTCTTGCCCGCGCCAAGAAAGCCCGAGAGCACGGTGACGGGCAGGCGCCGGTCGGATTTGCGTAGCTTGAACATCTGTCATCCATGGGAAATGTTATAACGTCGCAGATATCGATTTCCCCATGGTCCGTCAAGAAGGCAGGACGGCATCCATGCCCTTAAGTGCCTGTGGCAAATTGTCTTTTAAGGGAAAAGGCGGCAGAGAAGGCTGCAGCAGAACGCATAAAAAACGGCGCCATCCTGAAAGGAGGCACCGCCTTGAGTTTTGAGAGAGTGTTATGGGGCTTGTTTTTATCTTTGACCGTTGGCCTGTTGTCGGCCGGAAGCCGTATTACTGGGCCCAGGCGAACTTCTGGACAACCGGCAGGCGGAGGGCATAGGCACCGCTGCCAAGCAGGGCGATGACCACATTGGTGATGGCCCAGAACAGCGGGAATTCCCAGCCGCCACCCTGGCTGGAAAATACCCAGCCGTTACCGGAGTGAACGACCAGAGCGCCGAGCAGAGGAGGCAAGGTCAGAATGGCGACCGCACGGGTGGCAACGCCGAGGATCAGGGCGGCGCCGCCAGCCACTTCGGCCAGGATGGTCAGATAGGCAAAGATGCCGGGGAAGCCGAGGCTTTCAAAAAAGCCGACTGTTCCGGGAATGGTGAAGATGAAGATCTTCATCAGGCCATGCGCAAGCAGCAGGGCACCAGAGATAACGCGAAGAAGGAATGCGGCGTATGGGGCGGTATTGGTGTCGATCATGTAAGTGTTCCAACTGTGGTTGCGTGCAGTCTTTGCACTGAAGGGAATGGGTTTGTCTGTCAAATGGGAGGGCCTCTATCGCAAGGCCCTCGCTGTTTTGGGGATTGATCGCCTAGCGCAGACCGATCTGCTTGTAGAAGGCGTCGTTATCCCAGAAGAGATATTCCTCATCCATGATGCCGTCCTTGGTCCAGTGACCAATGGTGGCCATCGTCAGCTTGTAGGCCTTGCCTGTCGGCTGGATGAACTGGCCGTTGCCGATTGGCATCGGTTCCGTGAAGGTGCCAGCAATTTCACCAACGACGCCAGTCCATTCACCCTGTCCGATCCGAACCGGATGCTTGTCGATCTTGGTATCCGG
Proteins encoded:
- a CDS encoding GTP-binding protein, yielding MFKLRKSDRRLPVTVLSGFLGAGKTTLLNHVLNNRNGLKVAVIVNDMSEVNIDADLVREESSLSQSDEKLVEMSNGCICCTLRDDLLIKVRQLAEEGRFDYLLVESTGVSEPLPVATTFEFRDESGRSLNDVARLDTMVTVIDTIHLLRDFGSKDFLADRESLRPDLSDHDERTLADLLVDQIEFADIIILNKISDATPEQREAARGIVHGLNPDARLIETDFGAVDTKAIFNTGLFDFQRAHEHPKWFKELNGFADHMPEDAEFGITSFVWTARRPLLPEKFHEFTQTPLPGVIRAKGHFWLATRSHIVGEYSLAGAIARTSPLGYWWASLPQERWPKDRASRKQLEAVLDPVYGDRRQQIVFIGMLKEMNRDRICSMLDRALAEPSSQGPFDPRAYTYLDDPFPAWERAD
- a CDS encoding DoxX family protein — protein: MIDTNTAPYAAFLLRVISGALLLAHGLMKIFIFTIPGTVGFFESLGFPGIFAYLTILAEVAGGAALILGVATRAVAILTLPPLLGALVVHSGNGWVFSSQGGGWEFPLFWAITNVVIALLGSGAYALRLPVVQKFAWAQ